From the Leptospira montravelensis genome, one window contains:
- a CDS encoding zinc-dependent alcohol dehydrogenase family protein: MLNQVWEIQGSFGLENLKKSTRDLSESLSPKEVLVRLTATSLNYRDYLMVIGTYNPRQKLPLIPCSDGAGVVEAVGSEVTLWKKGDRVLPIFAQKWMDGAPNMDNLRSTLGGPHDGCLANFGKFQEDGLVSTPSHLTDKEAATLGCAGLTAYNAVVNFGGIGPGSDVLCLGTGGVSLFALQFAKMMGARVIITSSSDEKLERAKTLGADVTINYATKTNWERDVRKVTKMAGADLIIEVGGAGTMQKSMMSVKPYGTIALIGVLAGGESSLSLYPILMQGVKVQGVIVGSRADFEKMNRAIEQNKMKPVVDKVYGWDEVPEALQYLQTGKHFGKVVVSWE, encoded by the coding sequence ATGTTAAATCAAGTTTGGGAAATCCAAGGATCGTTCGGATTAGAAAATCTAAAAAAATCAACAAGGGATCTTTCTGAATCATTGTCTCCCAAAGAAGTTTTAGTTCGCCTAACTGCGACTTCACTGAATTATCGAGATTATTTAATGGTGATTGGAACTTATAACCCGAGGCAAAAACTTCCCCTCATTCCTTGTTCTGATGGAGCCGGTGTGGTGGAAGCCGTTGGTTCTGAGGTCACTCTTTGGAAAAAAGGAGACCGGGTGCTTCCCATCTTTGCCCAGAAGTGGATGGATGGGGCACCTAATATGGACAACCTCCGTTCCACTCTCGGCGGCCCACATGACGGCTGTTTAGCGAATTTTGGGAAATTCCAAGAAGATGGACTTGTCTCCACACCTAGCCACCTTACAGACAAGGAAGCAGCCACCTTAGGTTGTGCGGGCTTAACCGCTTATAATGCCGTTGTGAATTTTGGAGGGATTGGACCTGGATCCGATGTGCTTTGTCTTGGCACTGGAGGTGTCTCTCTATTTGCCTTACAATTTGCAAAAATGATGGGTGCTCGAGTCATCATTACTTCTTCCAGTGATGAAAAACTGGAACGTGCCAAAACCCTCGGCGCGGATGTTACCATCAACTATGCAACCAAAACCAACTGGGAACGAGATGTTCGAAAAGTAACTAAAATGGCAGGAGCCGATCTCATCATCGAAGTGGGTGGTGCCGGCACCATGCAAAAATCTATGATGAGTGTCAAACCGTACGGAACCATTGCACTGATTGGTGTCCTTGCTGGTGGAGAATCAAGCCTTTCTCTTTACCCGATTCTTATGCAAGGAGTCAAAGTGCAAGGTGTGATTGTGGGAAGCCGTGCTGATTTTGAAAAAATGAACCGAGCCATCGAACAAAACAAAATGAAACCAGTTGTGGACAAAGTGTACGGTTGGGATGAAGTTCCAGAAGCCTTACAATATTTACAAACAGGAAAACATTTTGGAAAAGTGGTGGTGAGTTGGGAATAG
- a CDS encoding SDR family NAD(P)-dependent oxidoreductase, with the protein MKKDFWNDRVVVITGATSGIGKALYEELAKFPCELVLVARRAAEITEPKNKHEGVIIHKVACDLADPTSVLDATQWIGKQIPKIDVLFNNAGITAHGRFDSLSMEVYRKTFATNFFGPVQFIRGLLPLLLTAKGNIVTTSTVSALYGVPGRAAYSASKSALHAALESLRIETMDAGLGVSLVCVPYTDTALRTSGLDASGGILSEAPAKGKRKSAKEVAHVLMSVAKDKEARLVTFNLSGKFLEWMRFFSPKFLEKILYKKLYEDFKPH; encoded by the coding sequence ATGAAAAAAGATTTTTGGAACGATAGGGTGGTAGTGATCACTGGAGCAACAAGTGGGATAGGAAAGGCCTTGTATGAAGAATTGGCTAAATTTCCCTGTGAATTGGTTCTTGTAGCAAGAAGGGCTGCCGAAATTACCGAACCCAAAAACAAACACGAAGGTGTTATCATTCACAAAGTGGCCTGTGATCTCGCTGATCCCACATCTGTATTAGATGCCACCCAGTGGATTGGAAAACAAATTCCTAAAATTGATGTTTTGTTTAATAATGCAGGAATCACGGCGCATGGTCGTTTTGACTCCCTTTCGATGGAGGTGTATCGCAAAACCTTTGCCACAAATTTTTTTGGCCCGGTCCAATTCATCCGTGGTCTTTTACCTCTTCTCCTTACTGCCAAAGGAAATATTGTCACCACATCCACAGTCTCGGCTCTTTACGGAGTGCCAGGTCGTGCGGCATATTCTGCATCTAAGTCTGCTTTACATGCGGCACTTGAATCCCTTAGGATCGAAACAATGGATGCGGGACTTGGTGTATCCCTAGTTTGTGTTCCTTATACAGACACGGCTCTTCGTACTTCAGGACTCGACGCAAGTGGAGGGATTTTATCGGAGGCACCCGCAAAAGGAAAACGAAAGAGTGCAAAAGAAGTGGCTCATGTTTTAATGTCTGTAGCCAAAGACAAAGAAGCAAGGCTTGTGACATTCAACTTGTCAGGAAAATTTTTGGAATGGATGCGATTTTTCTCTCCTAAGTTTTTAGAAAAAATTCTTTATAAAAAACTTTATGAGGACTTCAAACCACACTGA
- a CDS encoding DUF1295 domain-containing protein: MENLLFSYLAAVIFTFLFMCLMWFWGKSRDNYAVIDVGWGLVIAGIASILVLLGRGNVFAKIAILVPVWIWALRLSGFLYWTRIRTNHPEDKRYAGFRKDYGDKVHSKMFTNVFLLQGFLALFLSFPFYFAAQWNLFPNTGMMGPNGYLMVVLGWIFFVVGVIGEGIADRDLHQFVADPKNKGKVCDLGLWKYTRHPNYFFEWVIWLGIGIIPILSTPWAALSLFTPVFMFVLLRFVSGVPFAEKYSLLSKGDVFREYMRTTNAFFPWFPKQK, encoded by the coding sequence TTGGAAAATTTATTGTTTTCGTATTTAGCGGCTGTTATATTTACATTTCTCTTTATGTGTCTTATGTGGTTTTGGGGAAAATCCAGGGACAACTACGCCGTCATTGATGTAGGTTGGGGACTTGTGATTGCAGGGATTGCCAGTATCCTTGTTTTATTGGGAAGAGGAAACGTTTTTGCAAAAATCGCAATCCTTGTTCCCGTTTGGATCTGGGCTCTACGTTTGTCTGGGTTCCTATACTGGACTCGCATTCGTACAAACCATCCAGAAGACAAAAGGTACGCTGGATTTCGGAAAGACTACGGTGACAAAGTCCATAGTAAGATGTTCACCAACGTGTTTCTATTACAAGGTTTTCTTGCACTTTTTCTTTCTTTTCCTTTTTACTTTGCCGCGCAGTGGAACTTATTTCCCAACACTGGGATGATGGGGCCTAACGGGTATTTGATGGTGGTTCTTGGTTGGATTTTCTTTGTGGTAGGGGTCATCGGGGAAGGAATCGCCGATAGGGACCTTCATCAATTTGTAGCAGATCCGAAAAACAAAGGCAAAGTCTGTGATTTAGGTCTTTGGAAGTATACAAGACATCCCAATTATTTTTTTGAATGGGTAATATGGCTTGGGATTGGGATCATTCCGATTCTTTCTACGCCTTGGGCTGCCCTTTCGCTTTTTACCCCAGTCTTTATGTTTGTATTGTTACGATTTGTTTCCGGTGTTCCATTTGCAGAAAAATATTCCCTTCTTTCCAAAGGTGATGTTTTTCGCGAATACATGCGCACCACAAATGCATTTTTCCCTTGGTTTCCCAAACAAAAATAA
- a CDS encoding SAM-dependent methyltransferase has product MNFTDSKEKEGSSSFNINSLLEKDIFPDWLIRFRIRQLLKLRIRQERKENVTAGLQHKMNYVNELKKSPIAVHTEAANEQHYEVPSDFFTYVMGPRMKYSSGYWQSLDTSFAESEEEMLRITVERAEIQNGMKVLDLGCGWGSISLYIAEKFPKCKVTGVSNSRTQKEFIDKRAKERGLKNLTIITKDMNDFTTKDKFDRIVSVEMLEHMKNYEKLFEKLSKFLVADGKFFVHIFTHKEFAYPFEVIDETDWMAKYFFTGGQMPSDDLFLYFQKDFLIENHWVVNGTHYARTSEAWYDNMIENKDKLMPILANTYGEKEKTKWFVYWKVFFLACAELWGYRNGEEWFVSHYLFRKR; this is encoded by the coding sequence ATGAATTTTACGGATTCAAAAGAAAAAGAAGGAAGTTCTTCTTTTAACATCAACTCACTTTTAGAAAAGGATATCTTTCCTGATTGGCTCATTCGGTTTCGCATCCGCCAACTATTGAAACTTCGGATTCGCCAAGAGAGAAAGGAGAATGTTACGGCTGGGCTCCAACACAAAATGAACTATGTGAACGAGTTAAAGAAATCTCCGATTGCCGTACATACAGAAGCGGCAAACGAACAACATTACGAAGTTCCCAGTGATTTTTTTACTTATGTTATGGGGCCTAGGATGAAGTATTCTTCTGGGTATTGGCAAAGTCTTGATACAAGTTTTGCTGAATCTGAAGAAGAGATGTTACGAATCACAGTGGAGCGAGCGGAGATTCAAAATGGAATGAAAGTTTTGGATTTAGGTTGTGGTTGGGGAAGTATATCTCTCTACATTGCAGAAAAATTTCCGAAATGTAAGGTTACAGGTGTTTCCAACTCGCGTACACAAAAAGAATTTATTGATAAACGTGCCAAAGAACGTGGATTAAAAAATCTAACCATCATCACAAAAGACATGAACGATTTTACCACCAAAGACAAGTTTGATCGGATTGTTTCCGTAGAAATGTTAGAACATATGAAAAACTACGAAAAACTCTTTGAGAAACTATCGAAGTTTCTTGTGGCAGATGGAAAGTTTTTCGTACATATCTTCACTCATAAGGAATTTGCTTATCCGTTTGAAGTCATTGATGAAACGGATTGGATGGCAAAATATTTTTTTACAGGTGGGCAGATGCCATCGGATGATTTATTTTTATACTTCCAAAAAGATTTCCTTATCGAAAACCATTGGGTTGTGAATGGGACTCATTATGCGAGAACGAGTGAAGCTTGGTATGATAATATGATAGAAAACAAGGACAAACTAATGCCTATCCTTGCGAATACTTACGGCGAAAAAGAAAAAACCAAATGGTTTGTCTATTGGAAAGTTTTCTTTCTCGCCTGTGCTGAGTTATGGGGTTACCGAAACGGTGAAGAGTGGTTTGTGAGCCACTACTTGTTTCGAAAACGCTGA